The proteins below are encoded in one region of Berryella intestinalis:
- the ccsA gene encoding cytochrome c biogenesis protein CcsA: MSKEAKGRFRVPEAGQWPDRLVVFAAIAGAVLTTLAFLDAFFLIAPVHGAQVNGFEYIGGELVTNKLLLSQKIFFFHMPVAVVSFVALTAVLYYSVQFLRTKEQRFDTCAKVGMEVSLIFVIGTMITGDLWTRFEWGVWWTWDPRLTTYLILMLLCIAYFVLRNSIDEPERRATYSAVIGIIAFVDAPITMMITRFIPDGKHPVVVREGGMTPEMALCVALALIGMVLIMFALYRLRFRQIRMAERVEALKQQLED, from the coding sequence ATGTCCAAAGAAGCGAAGGGGCGCTTCCGCGTTCCCGAAGCCGGCCAATGGCCCGATCGACTGGTCGTGTTCGCGGCCATCGCGGGGGCCGTCCTCACCACGCTGGCGTTCCTCGACGCGTTTTTCCTGATCGCGCCGGTTCACGGCGCCCAGGTGAACGGGTTCGAGTACATCGGGGGAGAGCTGGTCACCAACAAGCTTCTGCTGTCGCAGAAGATCTTCTTCTTCCATATGCCGGTCGCCGTGGTCTCGTTCGTCGCCCTCACGGCGGTTCTGTACTACAGCGTCCAGTTCCTCCGCACGAAAGAGCAGCGGTTCGACACCTGCGCCAAGGTGGGCATGGAGGTGTCGCTCATCTTCGTCATCGGGACCATGATCACGGGAGACCTGTGGACCCGCTTCGAGTGGGGCGTGTGGTGGACGTGGGATCCGCGCCTGACCACCTACCTCATCCTCATGCTGCTGTGCATCGCGTACTTCGTCCTGCGCAACTCCATCGACGAGCCCGAGCGCCGCGCGACGTACTCGGCGGTCATCGGCATCATCGCCTTCGTCGACGCGCCCATCACGATGATGATCACGCGCTTCATCCCCGACGGGAAGCACCCCGTCGTCGTGCGCGAGGGCGGCATGACGCCCGAGATGGCCCTTTGCGTCGCCCTTGCGCTGATCGGCATGGTGCTGATCATGTTCGCGCTGTACCGTTTGAGGTTCCGTCAGATCCGCATGGCCGAGCGCGTCGAGGCCCTGAAGCAGCAGTTGGAAGACTAG
- a CDS encoding heme exporter protein CcmB — translation MDGVRLKRPSTFQQYRNLLAKDLRQEFRTKEMLTSMGIYSLLVIVVYGAAFGLSAERIDIARMSGGLLWSLIVFTSLLGLNRSFSHEKEQGCLEGILLVPLDRSVVYLAKATSNLLFLLVVEALSIPLFYFFFLTSTELSPNALWSAVPLVLGTVGVAGVGTMLSTITINTRGKDVMLAILFVPLAYPLLFACVSATTSALSGGEFWMDTYGTSVIMAAAYDVVMLAVCWVLYDFAVSA, via the coding sequence ATGGACGGCGTCAGGCTCAAGCGCCCCTCGACGTTCCAGCAGTATCGCAACCTCCTGGCGAAGGATCTGCGCCAGGAATTCCGCACCAAGGAGATGCTCACGTCGATGGGCATCTACTCCCTCCTGGTCATCGTCGTGTACGGCGCGGCGTTCGGCCTGTCCGCCGAGCGCATCGACATCGCGCGCATGAGCGGGGGGCTTCTGTGGTCCCTCATCGTGTTCACCTCGCTTCTGGGGCTGAACCGCTCGTTTTCCCACGAGAAGGAGCAGGGCTGCCTGGAGGGCATCCTGCTCGTCCCGCTCGACCGCTCGGTGGTCTATTTGGCCAAGGCGACGTCGAACCTGCTGTTCCTCCTCGTGGTCGAAGCGCTGTCCATACCTCTGTTCTACTTTTTCTTCCTCACTTCGACCGAGCTTTCGCCCAACGCGCTGTGGTCTGCGGTTCCGTTGGTCCTGGGCACGGTGGGGGTTGCGGGCGTGGGCACGATGCTGTCCACCATCACCATCAACACGCGCGGAAAAGACGTGATGCTGGCCATTCTGTTCGTCCCGCTTGCCTATCCGCTGCTGTTCGCCTGCGTCTCTGCGACGACCAGCGCGCTTTCGGGCGGGGAGTTCTGGATGGACACGTACGGCACCTCGGTTATCATGGCGGCGGCCTACGATGTCGTCATGCTGGCCGTGTGCTGGGTGCTTTACGATTTCGCCGTGAGCGCCTAG
- a CDS encoding ABC transporter ATP-binding protein, with protein MASTDAAALDREAGESQPAENAIEARKLTKIFGTRKAVDRVSFDLPQGAFLSIFGPNGAGKTTLLRMLSTLNRPTEGTARVMGLDIVEEPDRARDHVGLISHQSMIYPDLSAEENLMLYAQLYGVIDPRDRVLALLDAVGLKHRRLDPVRTFSRGMTQRMSIARALVHDPDVVFLDEPYSGLDPHAVEIFDDLIESVRERRTFVMVSHDLRKGFDMCTHALVLAKGRVVAFDSKDRIDFDEFSQLYRETVGMGVA; from the coding sequence ATGGCATCGACAGACGCAGCGGCGCTCGATCGCGAAGCGGGGGAATCGCAGCCCGCGGAAAACGCGATCGAGGCGAGGAAGCTCACCAAGATCTTCGGCACGCGCAAGGCGGTCGATCGGGTGTCGTTCGATCTTCCCCAGGGTGCGTTCCTGTCGATCTTCGGCCCCAACGGGGCGGGTAAGACCACGCTTTTGCGGATGCTGTCCACGCTCAACCGCCCGACGGAGGGCACGGCGCGGGTGATGGGGCTCGATATCGTGGAAGAGCCCGATCGGGCGCGCGACCACGTGGGGCTCATCTCGCACCAGTCCATGATCTACCCCGATCTGTCCGCCGAAGAGAACCTGATGCTGTATGCGCAGCTCTACGGCGTGATCGATCCGCGCGACCGCGTGCTTGCGCTGCTCGACGCGGTGGGCCTGAAGCACCGCCGGCTCGATCCGGTGCGCACGTTCTCGCGCGGCATGACGCAGCGCATGTCCATCGCCCGCGCCCTGGTCCACGACCCGGACGTGGTGTTTCTCGACGAGCCGTATTCGGGGCTCGACCCTCATGCGGTCGAGATCTTCGACGACCTCATAGAGTCGGTCCGTGAGCGCCGCACCTTCGTGATGGTCAGCCACGACCTTCGCAAAGGGTTCGACATGTGCACGCACGCCCTCGTGCTGGCGAAGGGCCGGGTGGTCGCCTTCGACTCCAAGGACCGCATCGACTTCGACGAGTTCTCGCAGCTGTACCGCGAGACGGTGGGAATGGGGGTGGCGTGA